One window of the Runella slithyformis DSM 19594 genome contains the following:
- a CDS encoding YifB family Mg chelatase-like AAA ATPase — MLSKTFGSAVYGVNATIITVEVTVGQGMRFFMVGLPDSAVKESEQRVEASLKYFNYRMPRQKVVVNLAPADIRKEGSAYDLPIALCVLRASEQLAAQKNLEEYIIMGELSLDGNLRPIKGVLPIAIEARKLGFKGFILPAANAHEAAIVNNLDVIPVDNLKEAIDFFEGTKDITPVTIDTRDIFLSTHNEYDADFEHVQGQENIKRALEITAAGGHNAIMIGPPGSGKTMLAKRIPSILPPLTLHEALETTKIHSVAGKLGTKAALISRRPFRAPHHTVSDAALVGGGSFPQPGEISLAHNGVLFLDELPEFKRTVLEVMRQPLEERRVTISRTKWAIEFPANFMLIASMNPCPCGYYNHPEKECVCPPGAVQRYLNKISGPLLDRIDLHVEVTPVSFDQIASTRKSENSAAIRERVIKARAIQTERFKEHAGIYCNAMMPSQMVKEICDINPAGKILLKTAMERLGLSARAYDRILKVSRTIADLAASPDIKIEHLAEAIQYRSLDRESWAG; from the coding sequence ATGCTTTCAAAAACCTTTGGCAGTGCAGTATACGGCGTCAATGCCACCATCATTACCGTTGAAGTAACAGTAGGTCAGGGAATGCGTTTTTTTATGGTAGGCTTGCCCGACAGCGCCGTCAAAGAAAGTGAACAACGGGTGGAAGCTTCACTGAAATATTTCAATTATCGAATGCCGCGCCAGAAAGTGGTGGTCAACTTGGCCCCTGCTGATATTCGCAAAGAAGGTTCGGCCTACGATTTGCCCATTGCCCTCTGTGTACTCCGGGCTTCGGAGCAGCTTGCTGCCCAAAAAAATCTGGAAGAATATATCATCATGGGAGAGTTATCTCTTGATGGAAATCTACGCCCCATCAAAGGGGTATTGCCCATTGCCATCGAAGCCCGAAAATTGGGCTTCAAAGGATTTATTCTCCCCGCTGCCAACGCCCATGAGGCTGCCATTGTCAATAACCTTGACGTTATTCCCGTGGATAACCTCAAAGAGGCCATTGATTTTTTTGAGGGGACCAAAGATATTACTCCCGTTACCATTGATACCCGCGATATCTTTCTCAGTACCCACAACGAATACGATGCCGATTTTGAGCACGTGCAGGGACAGGAAAACATCAAACGAGCCCTTGAAATTACGGCCGCCGGCGGCCACAACGCCATTATGATCGGCCCGCCGGGCTCAGGAAAAACCATGCTGGCAAAGCGTATCCCGTCGATTTTACCCCCCCTTACGCTCCACGAAGCCCTCGAAACCACCAAAATTCACTCCGTAGCGGGGAAATTGGGGACCAAAGCAGCGCTTATTTCACGGCGTCCGTTTCGGGCACCGCACCATACCGTGAGCGACGCGGCGCTTGTAGGCGGCGGGTCGTTCCCCCAGCCCGGCGAAATCTCACTGGCACACAACGGTGTTTTGTTTTTGGACGAACTTCCTGAGTTTAAGCGGACGGTGCTGGAAGTGATGCGCCAACCGCTGGAAGAGCGCCGCGTCACGATTTCGCGAACCAAATGGGCCATCGAGTTTCCGGCCAATTTTATGCTTATCGCCAGCATGAATCCGTGTCCCTGCGGCTACTATAACCATCCCGAAAAAGAATGTGTATGTCCGCCGGGGGCCGTGCAGCGCTACCTCAATAAAATCAGCGGGCCCCTCCTGGATCGCATTGACCTTCACGTTGAAGTGACCCCCGTGTCTTTTGACCAAATTGCCTCGACCCGTAAATCCGAAAACAGCGCGGCTATCCGCGAGCGGGTCATCAAGGCGCGCGCGATTCAAACAGAGCGGTTTAAAGAACATGCGGGTATTTATTGCAACGCCATGATGCCGTCGCAAATGGTAAAAGAAATTTGTGATATCAACCCGGCGGGCAAAATACTGCTCAAAACCGCCATGGAACGCCTGGGGCTTTCGGCCCGGGCCTATGACCGTATCCTGAAAGTATCCCGCACCATTGCCGACTTAGCCGCCAGTCCCGACATCAAAATTGAGCATTTGGCCGAAGCCATTCAGTACCGAAGTTTGGACCGGGAAAGTTGGGCGGGGTAG
- a CDS encoding DUF4293 domain-containing protein, with the protein MLQRIQTLFLALVAVGMGGMLSLPIWDKTALDTTQSVHLTALRLIHQQGSTSAITPVWYLALLGALVAALAAFALSQYKNRLAQSGLCAVNSVIMTIIMGLVMYFVFGNAKNLFDPESTGNFGLGFYSLILAMLANVLANRFIRRDEKFVRSQERMR; encoded by the coding sequence ATGTTACAGCGTATTCAAACACTTTTTTTAGCGTTGGTGGCCGTCGGAATGGGTGGAATGCTGTCTCTGCCTATTTGGGACAAAACAGCTTTAGATACGACGCAATCGGTTCATTTAACGGCCCTTAGATTGATTCATCAACAGGGCAGCACCTCCGCCATTACTCCGGTATGGTATTTGGCGTTATTGGGGGCACTCGTAGCGGCGTTGGCCGCTTTTGCGTTGTCTCAATACAAAAATCGTCTCGCCCAATCAGGTTTGTGTGCTGTCAACTCTGTCATTATGACGATTATTATGGGTTTGGTCATGTATTTTGTATTTGGAAATGCTAAAAATCTTTTTGACCCCGAAAGCACAGGGAACTTTGGACTTGGGTTTTATTCCCTTATTCTGGCAATGTTGGCCAACGTATTGGCTAACCGTTTTATCCGCCGAGATGAGAAATTTGTTCGCTCGCAGGAACGTATGCGATAA
- a CDS encoding alpha/beta hydrolase yields the protein MGTITKINIALLCLFAAFTSVAQQEIPLYSGPVPNAKDVRNEEVKTASNVVSKVSLPALTVFLPPKEKATGAAVIVCPGGGYGVLVIKREGYDVAEAFTKQGIAAFVLKYRLPNDKTMIDPSIGPLQDAQQAIKTIRQRAAEWNIDPTKIGIMGFSAGGHLAATAGTHFEKPVLPGAAGISVRPDFMILVYPVISFMEGIGHKGSGANLLGKNASSEQIKLFSNELQVTSSTPPAFITHASDDTVVPVSNSLLFYEALQRQHIPGELHIYSKGEHGYLKVPAFEEWFGRCLHWMATAGFVK from the coding sequence ATGGGTACTATTACCAAAATAAACATCGCACTTCTTTGTCTTTTTGCCGCATTTACAAGCGTTGCTCAACAGGAAATTCCGCTGTATTCCGGCCCTGTCCCCAATGCCAAAGACGTACGCAATGAAGAAGTCAAAACCGCCTCCAACGTCGTTTCCAAAGTCTCGCTGCCTGCTCTCACGGTATTTTTACCGCCCAAAGAAAAAGCGACGGGGGCGGCCGTCATCGTTTGTCCGGGCGGTGGCTACGGGGTGTTGGTCATCAAGCGGGAAGGCTATGATGTGGCGGAGGCATTTACCAAACAGGGCATTGCTGCTTTTGTGCTGAAATACCGATTGCCCAATGATAAAACGATGATCGACCCTTCCATCGGCCCCTTACAGGATGCGCAACAGGCTATCAAAACCATTCGCCAACGGGCAGCGGAGTGGAATATTGACCCAACAAAAATCGGCATCATGGGCTTTTCTGCCGGCGGACATTTGGCGGCCACGGCAGGGACGCATTTTGAAAAACCTGTACTCCCCGGCGCGGCAGGAATCAGCGTTCGGCCTGATTTTATGATTTTAGTGTATCCCGTCATCAGTTTTATGGAAGGCATCGGCCATAAGGGTTCAGGAGCCAATCTTCTGGGCAAAAATGCTTCTTCGGAACAAATCAAGCTTTTTTCCAATGAGCTTCAGGTCACTTCTTCTACGCCGCCTGCCTTCATCACTCACGCAAGCGACGATACCGTGGTGCCGGTTTCCAACAGTCTGCTCTTTTACGAAGCCCTCCAACGACAGCACATCCCCGGCGAACTGCACATTTATTCCAAAGGGGAGCACGGTTACCTAAAAGTTCCCGCTTTTGAAGAATGGTTCGGCCGCTGCCTGCACTGGATGGCTACTGCGGGATTTGTGAAATAG
- a CDS encoding M28 family peptidase, producing the protein MLFSKLKTAVFLVFAASSVSAQSLKKLPETNYSRAEAEMNMRFLASDELQGRRTGEQGNLVAARYLAEQFRYLGIKPAPGQTTYLQPVPFVIQKTAKEGLLIANNDTLHSGKEFVILGGGPANFSADIIFVGYGQAADYTSDVKGKIVVAQVGTPESKTPQEIFAASNDKRKTATEKGAALLIELFNAQIPWNFAARYFGNEKLSLDNGTSTGIPHVWVNGQQKKYADLFKSGAASAKFQTTGREQQNVLSYNVVGVIEGTDPVLKNEYVVVSAHFDHVGMGKKGGNAYTPADSIFNGARDNAFGTVAMLTAAKTLSLKPAKRSILLIGYTAEEVGLLGSKYYAEHPLVPLNQCVFNLNSDGAGYSDKTLVSVIGLDRTNCKPEIEAACKAFGLGVFGDPAPEQGLFDRSDNVNLAAKGIPAPDFAPGFKSFDGEIAKYYHQATDNPESVDFDYLLKFCQSFAYSARLIADKPVRPYWITGDKYEPAAKALYGK; encoded by the coding sequence ATGCTTTTTTCAAAACTCAAAACAGCCGTTTTTTTGGTATTCGCCGCCTCATCGGTTTCGGCGCAATCCCTCAAAAAACTGCCCGAAACCAACTACTCGCGGGCTGAAGCAGAAATGAACATGCGCTTTTTAGCGTCCGACGAATTGCAGGGACGGCGTACGGGAGAACAGGGTAATTTGGTCGCCGCTCGGTACCTTGCCGAGCAGTTTCGGTATTTGGGCATCAAACCCGCTCCCGGCCAAACGACCTATTTGCAACCCGTTCCGTTTGTGATTCAAAAAACCGCCAAAGAAGGACTGTTGATCGCCAATAATGACACCTTACACTCCGGCAAAGAATTTGTGATCTTAGGCGGAGGCCCGGCCAATTTCAGCGCTGATATCATTTTTGTGGGTTACGGACAGGCTGCCGATTACACAAGCGACGTCAAAGGAAAAATCGTGGTAGCGCAGGTGGGCACCCCCGAATCCAAAACGCCGCAGGAAATCTTTGCCGCTTCCAACGACAAACGCAAAACAGCGACCGAAAAGGGCGCGGCATTATTGATCGAGCTTTTTAACGCTCAAATTCCCTGGAATTTTGCTGCACGCTATTTTGGAAATGAGAAGCTGAGTTTAGACAACGGCACGAGTACCGGAATACCCCACGTATGGGTGAACGGTCAGCAAAAAAAATACGCAGATCTTTTTAAAAGCGGTGCCGCTTCGGCCAAGTTTCAAACCACGGGCCGTGAACAGCAAAATGTCCTTTCGTATAATGTAGTGGGGGTTATTGAGGGAACTGACCCGGTGCTCAAAAACGAGTACGTGGTGGTATCGGCGCACTTTGACCACGTAGGCATGGGCAAAAAAGGCGGAAATGCCTACACGCCCGCCGACAGTATCTTCAACGGTGCCCGCGACAATGCCTTCGGCACGGTAGCGATGCTGACGGCTGCCAAAACGCTGTCCCTCAAACCCGCCAAACGTTCCATCTTACTGATTGGTTATACCGCCGAAGAAGTGGGATTATTGGGCAGTAAATATTATGCAGAACATCCGTTAGTACCCCTCAATCAATGCGTTTTTAATCTCAACAGCGACGGCGCCGGCTACAGCGACAAAACGCTTGTATCAGTCATCGGCCTGGACCGCACCAACTGCAAGCCCGAAATTGAAGCCGCCTGTAAAGCCTTTGGGCTGGGCGTTTTTGGTGATCCCGCGCCTGAGCAGGGCCTTTTTGACCGCTCGGACAATGTGAACTTAGCCGCCAAAGGCATTCCGGCACCGGATTTCGCGCCGGGATTCAAAAGCTTTGACGGAGAGATTGCCAAGTACTACCACCAAGCCACCGACAACCCCGAATCAGTAGACTTTGACTATCTGTTAAAATTCTGTCAATCTTTCGCCTATTCGGCCCGACTCATTGCCGACAAACCCGTTCGTCCTTACTGGATCACGGGCGATAAGTATGAACCGGCCGCCAAGGCACTTTATGGGAAATAA
- the folK gene encoding 2-amino-4-hydroxy-6-hydroxymethyldihydropteridine diphosphokinase, with protein sequence MNEHSVFLLLGANLGEREAMLAKAARLIAERIGLIKAQSHLYETAPWGMIDQPAFLNQVLEVKTALLPEAVLVQTLEMEKQLGRERRMRWGARVIDIDMLYFAGVILETEALHLPHPRLHQRRFTLVPLAEIAPDFMHPVLHKTNQQLLCECTDDSQVSVCE encoded by the coding sequence ATGAATGAACATTCGGTTTTTTTATTGCTGGGTGCCAATTTGGGCGAGCGGGAAGCGATGTTGGCAAAAGCGGCCCGGTTGATCGCAGAGCGAATTGGTCTGATTAAGGCACAGTCGCATCTGTATGAAACAGCCCCTTGGGGAATGATTGACCAACCTGCTTTTTTGAATCAGGTCCTTGAAGTAAAAACCGCACTGCTGCCCGAAGCGGTTTTAGTACAAACGCTGGAAATGGAAAAACAGCTTGGACGAGAACGACGTATGCGGTGGGGCGCACGGGTCATTGACATTGATATGCTGTATTTTGCCGGGGTGATCTTAGAAACGGAAGCGCTGCATTTGCCCCATCCGCGTTTGCACCAACGGCGTTTTACGCTGGTGCCTTTGGCCGAGATCGCCCCCGATTTTATGCATCCGGTGTTGCATAAAACAAACCAACAATTACTCTGTGAATGTACGGATGATAGTCAGGTCAGCGTTTGTGAATAA
- a CDS encoding HEPN domain-containing protein, which produces MNQLELHLSWQKALDCLSDSQELLELGYFEVATNRAYYAVYHAIHTFLMTVDVYPKTHQGAHNKFNEHFVKTGLFPINTSKLILNCFEKRQFGDYELEEVTKETA; this is translated from the coding sequence ATGAACCAATTAGAACTACATCTGAGTTGGCAAAAAGCATTGGATTGCCTAAGTGATTCGCAGGAATTGTTGGAACTTGGTTATTTTGAAGTCGCTACCAACAGAGCCTATTATGCGGTTTATCATGCTATCCATACCTTTTTGATGACGGTAGATGTATATCCAAAAACACACCAAGGAGCTCACAATAAATTCAATGAGCATTTTGTTAAAACAGGTTTGTTTCCTATCAACACTTCAAAATTAATTTTAAATTGTTTTGAAAAACGACAATTCGGAGATTATGAACTGGAGGAAGTCACGAAAGAAACCGCTTAA
- a CDS encoding flavin monoamine oxidase family protein — translation MQRRDFIKNTVLTTGAIAFGSCKEKDPYAEREYKGQIAIIGAGAAGLYAGYLLEEKKANYVIYEASDQIGGRIRSLKGFADFDIELGAEKIYGDRSVWYDWAKESGASFIPNNTTDFYQVGSQLLSESQAGSNNDVKAALAVAQQALNYTGADMTLLQLMESAKLAPGVRYITEALVAAKNGTSANRLSVLGVAEQRLARSAGEGEFSLANRSLSAVLEEKCKNVIPKVVLNTQIKRIDYSNQRIMLEDAQAQRRYVDKVILTVPLSVLQSTDLQFTPALPDTKIASIKGIGMGTGIKVVLVFNQRFWDASADSIYTAGVVPEYSASSNGRSTKSFVLTGTVMGEKAEALSALSTSAAIQSLLKDLDGLYGKGVAMGSLTNARLMDWGKDPFIKGAYSYPIVGGGGLLNRQTLSAPVQRRLYFAGEATHYGGHSGTVHGAMESGRRVVEELYRDVT, via the coding sequence ATGCAACGTCGCGATTTTATTAAAAATACTGTCCTGACTACGGGAGCCATTGCCTTTGGCAGTTGTAAAGAAAAAGACCCGTATGCCGAACGTGAGTATAAAGGACAAATAGCCATCATTGGAGCGGGGGCTGCCGGACTGTATGCCGGGTATTTGTTGGAAGAGAAAAAAGCTAATTATGTCATCTACGAAGCTTCGGACCAAATCGGCGGGCGTATTCGTTCTCTGAAAGGCTTTGCTGATTTTGACATAGAATTGGGGGCCGAAAAAATCTACGGCGACCGCTCGGTATGGTATGACTGGGCCAAAGAATCCGGCGCGTCTTTTATCCCCAACAACACAACGGATTTTTACCAGGTCGGCTCACAACTTCTTTCTGAAAGTCAAGCCGGTAGCAACAATGATGTTAAAGCCGCACTGGCAGTGGCACAACAGGCACTCAATTATACAGGAGCCGACATGACACTGCTTCAATTGATGGAGTCGGCCAAATTGGCTCCCGGAGTAAGGTATATTACGGAAGCATTGGTGGCGGCTAAAAACGGGACTTCGGCCAATCGCCTGAGTGTTTTGGGAGTGGCCGAACAGCGTTTGGCCCGGTCGGCGGGAGAGGGAGAGTTTTCCCTTGCCAATCGTTCGTTGAGTGCTGTTTTGGAAGAAAAGTGTAAAAATGTAATTCCCAAAGTGGTCCTTAATACCCAAATCAAACGCATTGATTACAGCAACCAACGCATCATGCTGGAAGATGCGCAGGCCCAGCGTCGCTACGTCGATAAAGTCATCCTTACGGTTCCGCTTTCGGTATTACAAAGTACAGATTTGCAATTTACGCCGGCACTGCCTGACACTAAAATCGCTTCCATCAAAGGCATTGGAATGGGGACGGGTATAAAAGTGGTGCTCGTTTTTAACCAACGTTTTTGGGATGCTTCCGCAGATTCGATCTATACGGCCGGGGTGGTGCCTGAATACTCGGCAAGTTCTAACGGGCGCAGTACGAAATCATTTGTATTGACGGGAACAGTAATGGGCGAAAAAGCTGAAGCCCTCAGCGCGCTGTCGACTTCGGCGGCAATTCAAAGCCTGTTGAAGGATTTGGATGGGCTGTATGGCAAAGGCGTAGCGATGGGTTCCCTGACCAACGCCCGTCTCATGGATTGGGGAAAAGATCCCTTCATCAAGGGCGCTTATTCCTATCCGATTGTTGGCGGCGGCGGCTTGCTGAATCGGCAGACATTGTCAGCGCCTGTTCAGCGGAGACTCTACTTTGCAGGAGAAGCCACCCACTACGGAGGCCACAGCGGCACCGTTCACGGTGCCATGGAATCAGGCCGCAGGGTAGTGGAAGAGCTGTACCGGGATGTAACCTAA
- a CDS encoding homoserine kinase has translation MNYIKAFAPATVANVACGFDIFGFALDEPGDVVELRKRDEPGIIIKDIIGDEGRLPREPERNAVSVVMLKFLQHIGSTQGVEVILHKNMPLGSGMGSSSASSVVGIFAINELLGRPLTQRELLPFAMEGERIACGAAHADNVGPALLGGFVVIRSYSPLDVFKVKVPDELFCTLVHPDVEVNTKDARYILRNEVSLKNTISQMGNVAGLIAGLMQEDYDLVSRSMVDVIIEPVRSILIPEFDHVKQAALESGALGCSISGAGPSMFALSRGRDTAERVAKTMSEAFGSVGITTKSYVSQINQQGPKVLETA, from the coding sequence ATGAATTATATAAAAGCTTTTGCCCCGGCCACCGTTGCCAACGTTGCCTGCGGGTTTGATATTTTCGGATTTGCGTTAGACGAACCCGGCGACGTCGTAGAACTGCGCAAACGCGACGAGCCCGGCATCATCATCAAAGACATCATCGGCGACGAAGGCCGCCTCCCGCGCGAACCCGAGCGCAACGCCGTGTCGGTGGTGATGCTTAAATTTCTCCAACACATCGGTTCTACCCAGGGAGTGGAAGTAATCCTTCACAAAAATATGCCCTTAGGCAGCGGCATGGGCTCCAGTTCGGCCAGCTCGGTAGTAGGTATTTTTGCCATCAATGAGTTGTTGGGCCGTCCGTTGACGCAACGGGAATTGTTGCCGTTTGCCATGGAAGGCGAGCGCATCGCCTGCGGGGCCGCTCACGCCGACAACGTTGGGCCCGCGCTGTTGGGCGGCTTTGTGGTCATTCGCAGTTATTCACCGTTGGATGTGTTCAAAGTCAAAGTTCCCGATGAATTATTCTGTACGCTGGTTCACCCCGACGTGGAAGTCAATACCAAAGACGCCCGTTACATATTGCGCAATGAGGTTTCGCTCAAAAATACCATTTCTCAAATGGGCAACGTAGCCGGACTGATCGCCGGACTGATGCAGGAAGATTACGATTTGGTCAGCCGCTCCATGGTGGATGTCATCATCGAACCGGTACGCTCGATCTTGATTCCTGAGTTTGACCATGTCAAGCAGGCCGCTCTCGAAAGCGGGGCTTTAGGATGCAGTATTTCGGGGGCCGGTCCCTCCATGTTTGCCCTCAGCCGAGGCCGCGACACCGCCGAGCGTGTGGCCAAAACCATGAGCGAAGCCTTCGGCAGCGTGGGCATTACTACCAAAAGTTACGTTTCACAAATCAACCAACAAGGCCCCAAGGTGCTGGAAACGGCATAA
- the recQ gene encoding DNA helicase RecQ yields the protein MIQVDTGVQHTLKERLKEIFGYSQFRGEQEAIINSIMGGNNTFVIMPTGAGKSLCYQLPAITTEGIAIVISPLIALMKNQVDQLNAFGINAQFLNSTLNKAEINKVKKDALDGTLKLLYIAPESLTKEENLDFLQRANISFVAVDEAHCISEWGHDFRPEYRRIRGIIDNINPDLPLIALTATATPKVQQDIVKNLRMEEAAMFKTSFNRKNLYYEIRPKLADVNKQLIKYIKNNKGKSGIIYCLSRKTVEEVANLLNVNDVKALPYHAGLDSSTRMHNQDAFLNEEADVIVATIAFGMGIDKPDVRFVIHYDAPKSLEGYYQETGRAGRDGLEGNCVMFYCIDDIQKLEKFNKDKSVTERDNARHLLNEMVAYANLGACRRRQLLSYFGEYMEKDCGFCDNCIKPTQRIRIQDEAVLVLKAIDQTDERFDGDHIADLITATDNIYVTSYEHNKLEMYGAGKYKDEEEGEEYGVEFWRSMIRQLVILGFLGKDPENFGVLKMTDKGKKYIKDPYPITISKDHTFDENENHKSNEEEDVSDLAPAGGGNAYDEALLGLLKAMRKKLAKEKNLPPYVIFQDPSLEEMATTYPTTSQEMAQINGVGMGKVSKFGRPFIDLITKYVEENEIETAKDVVVKSAANKSKVKIFIIQQIDRKVDLDEIAEAKGLGMDELIEEIEHICYSGTKLNLDYYINQIMDRDRQRDIYDYFMVAETDSIAVAMTELAEEDVTEDELRLMRIKFLSEVAN from the coding sequence ATGATTCAGGTAGACACAGGCGTGCAGCATACGCTTAAAGAGCGACTCAAAGAAATATTTGGTTACAGTCAGTTTAGAGGGGAGCAGGAGGCTATTATCAATAGCATCATGGGGGGGAATAATACATTCGTCATTATGCCTACCGGCGCGGGCAAATCCCTGTGCTATCAGTTGCCGGCGATTACTACCGAAGGGATTGCTATCGTTATCTCTCCCCTTATTGCTTTGATGAAAAATCAGGTAGATCAACTCAATGCATTCGGCATCAATGCCCAATTTTTGAATTCTACCCTCAACAAGGCCGAAATCAATAAAGTAAAAAAAGATGCTTTGGACGGGACATTAAAACTCCTGTATATAGCACCTGAATCATTGACCAAAGAAGAGAACCTCGATTTTTTGCAAAGAGCCAATATCTCTTTTGTAGCCGTAGATGAAGCCCACTGTATTTCTGAATGGGGGCATGATTTCAGACCGGAATACCGACGGATCAGAGGCATCATTGACAATATCAATCCTGATCTTCCGCTGATTGCCCTGACTGCTACCGCCACGCCCAAAGTACAGCAGGATATTGTCAAGAACCTGCGCATGGAAGAAGCGGCGATGTTTAAAACGTCGTTCAACCGTAAAAATCTGTATTATGAAATACGGCCTAAATTGGCCGATGTGAATAAGCAACTTATCAAGTACATCAAAAACAATAAAGGTAAGTCGGGAATTATCTATTGCCTCAGCCGTAAAACGGTAGAAGAAGTAGCCAACCTGCTGAATGTTAATGATGTAAAAGCGTTGCCTTATCATGCGGGGCTTGATTCTTCTACCCGGATGCACAATCAGGATGCTTTCCTCAACGAAGAAGCCGATGTGATCGTGGCTACCATTGCCTTTGGAATGGGTATCGATAAACCCGATGTACGGTTTGTGATTCACTACGATGCCCCCAAATCACTGGAAGGATATTATCAGGAGACCGGACGTGCCGGACGAGATGGACTGGAAGGAAACTGCGTCATGTTCTATTGCATTGACGACATCCAAAAGCTGGAGAAATTTAACAAAGATAAATCAGTTACCGAACGTGATAATGCACGTCATTTACTCAATGAAATGGTGGCCTACGCCAACCTTGGAGCGTGTCGCCGCCGTCAGTTGTTGAGTTATTTCGGTGAGTACATGGAGAAAGACTGCGGTTTCTGCGACAACTGTATCAAGCCTACCCAGCGCATCAGAATTCAGGACGAAGCGGTACTGGTCCTGAAAGCCATTGACCAAACCGATGAACGTTTTGACGGTGACCACATTGCTGATCTGATCACGGCTACGGATAATATTTACGTGACAAGCTACGAGCACAATAAGCTTGAAATGTATGGTGCCGGTAAATATAAAGATGAAGAAGAAGGCGAAGAGTATGGCGTAGAGTTCTGGCGCTCTATGATTCGTCAATTGGTGATTTTGGGATTCTTAGGAAAAGACCCTGAAAACTTCGGTGTATTGAAAATGACGGATAAAGGAAAAAAATACATCAAAGACCCTTATCCGATCACGATCTCGAAAGACCATACATTCGATGAAAATGAGAATCATAAGTCAAACGAAGAAGAAGATGTTTCTGATCTTGCGCCGGCCGGCGGGGGCAATGCCTACGACGAAGCGCTTTTAGGCTTGCTGAAAGCCATGCGTAAGAAGCTGGCAAAAGAAAAAAATCTTCCTCCTTACGTGATTTTCCAAGATCCGTCGTTGGAAGAAATGGCGACTACTTATCCCACTACGTCTCAGGAAATGGCCCAGATCAACGGGGTAGGAATGGGAAAAGTGTCAAAATTCGGCCGACCGTTTATTGATTTAATTACAAAATATGTTGAAGAAAATGAAATAGAAACGGCGAAGGATGTCGTGGTAAAATCTGCCGCGAATAAGTCTAAAGTGAAAATATTTATTATTCAGCAGATAGACCGGAAAGTGGATTTGGATGAGATTGCGGAGGCAAAAGGTCTTGGGATGGACGAATTGATTGAGGAGATTGAACACATATGCTACTCCGGTACAAAATTAAATCTGGATTATTATATCAATCAGATCATGGACCGTGACCGCCAACGGGATATTTATGATTATTTTATGGTGGCCGAAACAGACAGCATTGCAGTAGCCATGACCGAATTGGCCGAAGAAGATGTAACAGAAGATGAACTTCGATTGATGCGTATCAAATTCCTTTCAGAAGTAGCAAACTAA
- a CDS encoding nucleotidyltransferase domain-containing protein — translation MSHRAIPSELKSLLADLKKGLLELYGERLHQVILFGSYARGEQREESDVDVLVVLNDDSVRGMSEINTLVNLSDALYWKYNKTVSAKAASLSRFNLKLPLYQNVREDGIPV, via the coding sequence ATGAGTCATCGCGCTATCCCTTCCGAACTCAAATCCTTGCTGGCAGACCTTAAAAAGGGGCTGCTGGAATTATATGGTGAACGTTTGCACCAAGTGATTCTGTTTGGCTCGTATGCGCGGGGAGAACAGCGTGAGGAGTCGGATGTAGATGTTTTGGTGGTTTTGAATGATGACAGCGTTCGCGGAATGAGTGAAATCAATACATTAGTAAATTTATCGGATGCTCTCTACTGGAAGTACAATAAAACAGTCTCTGCCAAAGCAGCTTCGCTATCCAGGTTTAACCTAAAACTACCTCTTTATCAAAACGTTAGAGAAGACGGAATTCCTGTATGA